The following are from one region of the Candidatus Binatia bacterium genome:
- a CDS encoding AMP-binding protein, with the protein MPDWNLADCLDCVAAVRGDEEALLQGERRISWRQLERRARNLAAWMLEQGASHQGKVAIYTYNHPAFMETVYGAFKAALVPVNVNYRYREEELRYLLDNADAEIIVVHQDFVPLFTKVREALPKIKGVLVVADGSAAALPPRAYDYEAVAETDRPVPAVRRSGDDMMFLYTGGTTGMPKGVMWRQDDLYYRFAAGGLGVPPADMAAFAEYVQAPPLRLRTLIGPPLMHGTGWFTAMIAWLSGGTVIMADNPITFDAAQFLEVVDRTKPTSITIVGDPFAKPMLRVLESAQRQYDLSSVAMIASSGVMWSQEVKRGLLEHNPDMMLVDAFSSSEALGMALSFTTKNDVSSTAKFQLTDSTRLFDESLKPVEIKPGVKGLVGVGGHQPVGYYKDPEKTARTFVEVDGGRYVIPGDWAVVDGDGATLTVLGRGSVCINTGGEKVYPEEVEEVVKRYPGVHDAVVVGVPDEKWGEAVTAVVSASNGPLDPEALKHFVKEHLAGYKAPKHVVLVDEVYRSPAGKADFKRTKQVAMEALGIRC; encoded by the coding sequence ATGCCCGATTGGAATCTCGCTGATTGTTTGGATTGCGTCGCCGCCGTCCGTGGTGATGAAGAAGCCCTGCTGCAGGGCGAGCGGCGGATTTCGTGGCGCCAGCTCGAACGGCGGGCGCGGAATCTCGCCGCCTGGATGCTGGAGCAAGGCGCATCGCACCAAGGGAAGGTCGCGATATACACCTACAACCATCCCGCTTTCATGGAGACGGTGTATGGCGCGTTCAAAGCGGCGCTGGTGCCGGTGAACGTCAACTACCGGTATCGCGAGGAGGAACTCCGCTACCTGCTCGATAACGCCGATGCCGAGATCATCGTCGTGCACCAGGACTTCGTCCCGCTCTTCACCAAGGTGCGGGAGGCGCTGCCGAAGATCAAAGGCGTGCTCGTCGTCGCGGACGGCAGCGCCGCGGCGTTGCCGCCGCGGGCATATGACTACGAAGCGGTTGCCGAAACCGATCGGCCGGTGCCCGCGGTGCGGCGTAGCGGCGACGATATGATGTTCCTCTACACCGGCGGCACCACCGGGATGCCGAAGGGCGTCATGTGGCGGCAGGACGACCTGTACTACCGCTTCGCTGCCGGTGGGCTCGGTGTGCCGCCTGCGGACATGGCCGCGTTCGCGGAATACGTGCAGGCGCCTCCTCTGCGCTTGCGTACGCTCATCGGTCCGCCGCTCATGCATGGGACCGGCTGGTTTACCGCAATGATCGCTTGGCTCAGCGGCGGCACGGTCATCATGGCGGACAATCCGATCACATTCGACGCGGCGCAATTTCTGGAGGTCGTGGACCGGACCAAGCCGACGTCCATCACCATCGTGGGGGATCCGTTTGCGAAACCGATGTTGCGCGTGCTGGAGTCGGCGCAACGCCAGTACGATCTGTCGTCGGTGGCCATGATCGCTTCGTCGGGGGTGATGTGGAGCCAGGAGGTGAAGCGGGGCCTGCTCGAGCACAACCCCGACATGATGCTGGTCGATGCCTTCAGCTCTTCCGAAGCCTTGGGTATGGCCTTGTCGTTCACCACCAAGAACGATGTGAGCTCGACGGCGAAGTTTCAGCTGACGGACAGTACCAGGCTGTTCGATGAGAGCCTCAAGCCGGTCGAGATCAAGCCAGGAGTGAAGGGCCTGGTCGGCGTCGGCGGTCACCAACCCGTCGGCTACTACAAGGACCCGGAGAAGACGGCCCGGACGTTCGTTGAGGTGGACGGTGGCCGCTACGTTATTCCGGGTGACTGGGCGGTGGTCGACGGCGACGGCGCGACGCTGACCGTGCTCGGCCGCGGCTCCGTCTGCATCAACACCGGCGGCGAGAAGGTGTATCCAGAGGAGGTGGAGGAAGTCGTCAAGCGTTATCCGGGCGTGCACGACGCGGTGGTAGTCGGCGTTCCCGACGAGAAGTGGGGTGAGGCCGTGACCGCGGTCGTATCGGCCTCTAATGGTCCCCTCGATCCCGAAGCGCTCAAGCACTTCGTCAAGGAGCATCTCGCCGGCTACAAGGCGCCCAAACACGTCGTCCTCGTCGACGAGGTGTATCGCTCCCCAGCGGGGAAAGCGGATTTCAAGCGCACCAAACAGGTGGCCATGGAGGCGCTGGGGATTCGCTGCTAG
- a CDS encoding phosphoribosylaminoimidazole carboxylase, protein MTQPANLFAGIPAVLSEEVIEPLVQAGSFRLERIVSAGQATPPGQWYDQARDEWVILLTGSAGLLFESESAPLVLHPGDHVVIPAHRRHRVEWTDSTEKTIWLALHYLAE, encoded by the coding sequence TTGACGCAGCCCGCGAATCTCTTTGCCGGTATTCCCGCCGTGCTCTCGGAGGAGGTGATCGAACCCCTCGTTCAGGCCGGGTCGTTCCGGCTCGAACGTATCGTGTCAGCCGGTCAGGCGACACCACCGGGCCAGTGGTACGATCAAGCCCGTGACGAATGGGTGATCCTCCTCACGGGAAGTGCCGGACTGCTGTTCGAGAGTGAGAGCGCGCCGCTGGTGCTCCATCCGGGAGACCACGTTGTCATCCCGGCGCACCGGCGGCATCGGGTGGAGTGGACCGATTCGACCGAGAAGACCATCTGGCTGGCGCTGCATTACCTGGCCGAGTGA